AGCGGGATTCGCACGATTATCTCAGCCCCGCTTCCGCCAAGCATTTTTATATTATCCAGAATCTGCTCCGCAGCTGCGCCGGTGAATTCCTTGTGTTTGGCTGAATCGGTTTGTTTTACGTCAACGATGAACAAATCGGTAAGCTCAAATGCCCTGCTGAGCAGCTCCGGCTCGGTACAGAGCGTGGTGTCAACGGCTGTATGCAGGCCGGCCTGTTTGCAAAGCTCAAGAGTGCTGAGCAGGAATTCGGGCTGCATAAACGGCTCGCCTCCGGAGAAGGTTACCCCGCCTCCGGACTGCTCATAGAAAACCCTGTCTTTCTCGAGAACTTCCATAACCTGCTGCGGTGTGTATTCTCTGCCGAGCAGGATCCTCGCATCTGCCGCACAAACCTCGCAGCACCTGCCCTTCCCGGTGCATTTTTCAGGATCAGTTTCGGGCTGGCCGTTCTTCCAGCTTATCGCTCCCTCCGGGCATACTTCCACGCACCTGCCGCAGCTTATGCAGAGGTTCGGGGCGAATCTGAGCTCAGGGCGAATGCTCCAGCTCTCCGGATTATGACACCACCTGCACCTCAGCGGACAGCCTTTCATAAAAACTGTTGTCCTTATCCCCGGCCCGTC
This window of the Sedimentisphaera salicampi genome carries:
- a CDS encoding glycyl-radical enzyme activating protein, encoding MSRLNRQNENTGFIFDFKRFAVHDGPGIRTTVFMKGCPLRCRWCHNPESWSIRPELRFAPNLCISCGRCVEVCPEGAISWKNGQPETDPEKCTGKGRCCEVCAADARILLGREYTPQQVMEVLEKDRVFYEQSGGGVTFSGGEPFMQPEFLLSTLELCKQAGLHTAVDTTLCTEPELLSRAFELTDLFIVDVKQTDSAKHKEFTGAAAEQILDNIKMLGGSGAEIIVRIPLIKGFNDDISFIKQAVEICNKSRVKQIDLLQYNEGGLEKQKTLIGKSSIVKFEPASEDFFNQAKTILSESGLLGTAGG